A window from Gossypium raimondii isolate GPD5lz chromosome 7, ASM2569854v1, whole genome shotgun sequence encodes these proteins:
- the LOC105787810 gene encoding uncharacterized protein LOC105787810, translating to MAAQLMSTSFSYYYHHQTNPIIAAARTLKPSPSSTCLNSLLSLQRFGVFQRTRQEKRRGYGVVVASSSSNAAAPLWDSWKPEKSSAASPSLSDIIWPSAGAFAAMAILGKMDQILAPQGVSMTIAPLGAVCAVLFATPSSPAARKYNMFMAQIGCAAIGVAAFSVFGPGWLARSAALAASIAFMILTRSNHPPAASLPILFIDGVKLHHLNFWFALFPGAAACIILCLMQEVVCFLKNNFKF from the exons ATGGCTGCCCAACTCATGAGTACGAGTTTTAGCTACTATTATCATCATCAAACCAATCCCATCATAGCAGCAGCAAGAACATTGAAACCATCACCTTCCTCGACATGTTTGAATTCACTGTTGTCTTTGCAGAGATTTGGTGTTTTTCAAAGGACAAGACAAGAGAAAAGAAGGGGATATGGTGTTGTGGTAGCATCAAGCAGTAGCAATGCGGCGGCACCGCTTTGGGATTCTTGGAAACCAGAGAAAAGCTCTGCTGCTTCTCCTTCTCTCAGTGACATCATTTGGCCTTCTGCAG GAGCATTTGCTGCAATGGCGATATTGGGAAAGATGGATCAAATATTAGCACCACAAGGGGTTTCAATGACAATTGCACCTTTAGGAGCTGTTTGTGCGGTCCTGTTTGCAACTCCATCCTCTCCTGCTGCTCGG AAGTACAATATGTTCATGGCTCAGATAGGTTGTGCAGCAATCGGTGTTGCGGCATTCTCAGTATTTGGGCCTGGCTGGCTTGCTAGAAGCGCCGCCCTTGCCGCTTCCATAGCTTTCATGATCCTTACACGTTCCAATCATCCACCAG CTGCCAGTTTGCCAATTCTATTCATTGATGGAGTTAAGTTACACCACTTAAATTTTTGGTTTGCTTTATTTCCTGGCGCTGCTGCATGTATCATCCTCTGTTTGATG CAAGAAGTGGTTTGTTTCTTGAAgaacaatttcaaattttga